Below is a genomic region from Microbacterium esteraromaticum.
TGGCGAGCTCGAGGTCGTGGATGGCGACGTCCGTTCCGAGCAGCCCGACGTCGGCGAAGCGCTCATCGAGGGCGACGAACTCGTCGTGGTCGGCCGCGGGCAGCACGGGGGTCGCTCCTGCGCCGCGCAGGGCGTCGACGACCCTGAGGGCCGCGGCGACCGTGTCTTCGCGCTTGGCGTGGGCGACGACCAGGATGTGGCGCTCGTTCATCGTCCTCCTGCCACGTGCGCGATCTGCTCCGACCATTCTGACGGATCCGCTCCCCGTCCGTGCGCGAGATGCACGAGGTACTCTGCGTTGCCGTGGGTGCCGAGGATCGGCGAGGGAAGGATGCCGAGCATCCCGAGCCCCACGTCGTGCGCGCTCCACAGGCTGCGCTCGACCGCGTCGAGGCGGGCGTCGACACTGGTCACGAGCCCGCCCTTCACCGCCGTTCGGCCGACCTCGAACTGCGGCTTGATGAGCAGCACGACGTCGGCGCCCGGCGCGATCGTCTCGACGATCGCCGGGAGCACGAGGGCGAGCGAGATGAACGACAGGTCACCCACCGCCACGTCGGGGCGATCGGGTTCGCCGGTGGCATCCGCGAGCGACTGCGCGGTCATATGACGCACGTTGAAGCCCTCGACGGAGACGACAGCCGGGTCGGCGGCGACCTGCGGGGAGAGCTGGCCGTGGCCCACGTCGACGGCGAGCACGCGTCTGGCGCCGCGCTCGCGGAGCACCTGTGTGAATCCGCCGGTCGAGGCGCCCATGTCGAGGGCGAGACGACCGGCGACGGCGATGCCGAAGCCGTCGAGCGCGGCGATGAGCTTGTGGGCGGCGCGGCTGACGTAGTGGTCGCCGCCGTCGACCGTGAGCTCGGCGCC
It encodes:
- a CDS encoding TlyA family RNA methyltransferase gives rise to the protein MTRLDAALAARGLARSRTHAASLIADGLVRVDGRTVIKSSTPVDDGAELTVDGGDHYVSRAAHKLIAALDGFGIAVAGRLALDMGASTGGFTQVLRERGARRVLAVDVGHGQLSPQVAADPAVVSVEGFNVRHMTAQSLADATGEPDRPDVAVGDLSFISLALVLPAIVETIAPGADVVLLIKPQFEVGRTAVKGGLVTSVDARLDAVERSLWSAHDVGLGMLGILPSPILGTHGNAEYLVHLAHGRGADPSEWSEQIAHVAGGR